The following is a genomic window from Desulfosoma caldarium.
CTTGCGCCGGGTTTGCCTGCTGCGCCCATATTGGACGGCGTATCCACGTTGTTCGTGCCCAAGCCGATTTCAAGCAAAGAACCCTCATGATCCCGCATTTTCGCCAGCAACCACGCATAAAGCTGTTCGTAGCCATGGACTCGGGCTTTATCAGAACCGTAATGATGAAAACGCTCGGCCATCACCGCCGCGAATTCACGCTGACCCTCATCGAGCCTGAGCGCACTCAAAGGCTGTGGCTGCAAACTGGGCACGCCTGTCAGTTTAGCTGCCAAGGCTTCCAGCGCCGAGAAAGTGGCCGGGGCAGCCTGCGCAGTGAGCTCGGCCCGTGCCTGAAGTCCGCCGGTCCAGTCGGCACTGTTGGGAGCAAACATGGGAAACCGTGCACAGATCTCCTGCCACACGCGCTCATGAGTGAACGGCGCTTGCTTGACTCTCGCCTGCGGTTGTTTATGGAATTTTCTTGTTTTGTGCTTGTCGGGTTTGCGTTTTAATTTTTCCAGGACTTCGATCAGGCGATCCGTATTTCTGTCAATATTATGAATACGTTGGGCAACACGCCATGCACGCTCGCAAAAAGCCCGATACAGCGGCTCGTTATCATACAGCGCGATGATGCGGTCAATCAGCGGGCCCAGCAGCGAAGCTTTAGGGATCTTGGTATAAGGCGGCTCATGGAGATCAGGGTCCAGTTTGAATTTAATCCCGCCGTCCTCGATCATTTCCGGCATGCCGCCATGATCCGTGATAATGGCCGGAATGCCGTTGAGCATGGCTTCGGCCAGCACGCGACCGGCAGTCTCCCAACATAGACTCGGCATCAACACAAGACGGGCCCGTGCATACACGACACGCATGTCCGCTTGATTGGGAGTTACGATGACATTGGGCAATTCATGCCTGTCTTCGCCAAGTGTTTTCATCACGGCATGCAGTATGGGCTGCCACAGACCCCGTGATTCCACCACTTCAAAAGTGATGTCCGGTCGGCGTTTGCTCATCAGCCAGGCCAATTGGGCGACAAACGCCCCGCCTTTTTCGAAACTTGGATTGATGAAGAGAATGTGTTTGCGCTCGTGATGGTCTGCAACCACCTTGCCGGGCTCAACAAAGATGCCCACCGGGGTGACCTCAAGCTGCATCTTTTCCTTATAAAACCGGGCCGTGGCCTTGGTATTGGTTAAGATCAGATCCACATCCCGACACCAGCGCGTACTGCCCAAGTAATTTGAATTGGCCAAATACGCCACCGTCTTTATGTTCCGACACCGCGCTTCATCGGCGATCAAAAGATCAAACGCATTGCCGCCATAAAAAAACACAAAATCCGGCTGAAATTCATCCAGCGTGGTCAAATAGAGTGAAAACAACTGGTTAAGTTCGTCGTTGGTCGTCTCTTTAGCATGGATCGATTGGGTGACCACCAGCGTATGATCCAGTCCGTCAGGGTCCTTGACCTTCACAAAGCGTGTTGTGGGTTTGGGGTCCAGATGCGGCTTCAGAAGGGTCATGCCCCGTTCCGAGTCAAAAACCGTACAACCGAGGATTCGGACGTCCCACCCACGGCGCTTAAGCTGCAACAACATTTGCCGCACCTCGATGGATGCCCCGCTGGACGTATCCAGCAGACAATACCGATTCGCCCAAAGGATTTTTCGAGGTCTCGCCGAGGATGGCTTAGGCATACTCACAGCACCTTAAAAAAGAATTTCGCGCCGCGTCTCAGAATGTAGCGCACGGACGATTCAAGCTACCGTAATGCCCCCCGGGAATCAAGGCCACAATGGGCTTGATGGTGACCGCGGTGCTCTTGGCTTCTCCTTCCGCATCAAGCCCAACGCGAAGTGACCCTTTCGGCCTTCGCACCTGGCCTCGACAAACGGCTTTGGGCCCGAAGAGCGACGGTCCGGCCAGGGCCGTTGTCACATCGTTCAAAGATGACGAACCCGGCCAGATCCATGATCGCATCAAAGATCTGCCGCAAAGGCCCCGTGAAATCGCCCACAAAGACCGCGTCGTCGCCATGCATTGAACCACCCGCTGCGTCGCCTTTAAAACTCAAAGATCAACGGAAAAGGTTCGATGTGATGGGTGAATTCGGCGGGCAAAGCGGCTCCCTAAAAAATAAAGGTCTGACCCCATGT
Proteins encoded in this region:
- a CDS encoding glycosyltransferase — translated: MLLQLKRRGWDVRILGCTVFDSERGMTLLKPHLDPKPTTRFVKVKDPDGLDHTLVVTQSIHAKETTNDELNQLFSLYLTTLDEFQPDFVFFYGGNAFDLLIADEARCRNIKTVAYLANSNYLGSTRWCRDVDLILTNTKATARFYKEKMQLEVTPVGIFVEPGKVVADHHERKHILFINPSFEKGGAFVAQLAWLMSKRRPDITFEVVESRGLWQPILHAVMKTLGEDRHELPNVIVTPNQADMRVVYARARLVLMPSLCWETAGRVLAEAMLNGIPAIITDHGGMPEMIEDGGIKFKLDPDLHEPPYTKIPKASLLGPLIDRIIALYDNEPLYRAFCERAWRVAQRIHNIDRNTDRLIEVLEKLKRKPDKHKTRKFHKQPQARVKQAPFTHERVWQEICARFPMFAPNSADWTGGLQARAELTAQAAPATFSALEALAAKLTGVPSLQPQPLSALRLDEGQREFAAVMAERFHHYGSDKARVHGYEQLYAWLLAKMRDHEGSLLEIGLGTNNVDTPSNMGAAGKPGASVRAFRDVLPYFQIYGADVDRRILFEEERLRTFYVDQTNGKTLRDLQRQIGTPLDVIIDDGLHAPHSQLNTLLFALEALRPGGYLVVEDIMPPQLPIWRVAGSLLQGLGHDVTIYQCRAALALLLRK